One window of the Pseudofrankia sp. DC12 genome contains the following:
- a CDS encoding cytochrome P450, producing the protein MTTETQPRVRHCPFGHLEALEFDPLLRQLRKEEPVIRISMPHGRGWAWLVTRYDDVRTVVTDHRFSRAAGIGRDLPRMTPEPIAQAEAVNLMDPPGHTRLRRLVAQGFTAPQTERMTPKIRAVVARLLDDIRAAGPPADFARLFAARLPLTTICEIMAIPEADQQRIRELVVTLMSTDAGPGPTREAKAALRAYFLELSAQRRARPGDDLISTLALARDGAELLGVTELAVMSMVLTISGHDTSTYQLSNIVYTLLTHPEQLALLRARPSLLEPAIEELLRFIPFRHGVGIARIATEDLELGGVTIRAGDAVHVSYLAANRDPDVFQNPEALDFQRHRPATHMTFGHGTHYCAGASLARAELRISLEALLAGFPGLRLAVPPEEVPWHTGSIWRYPERLPIAW; encoded by the coding sequence ATGACCACCGAGACCCAGCCCCGGGTGCGGCACTGCCCGTTCGGCCACCTGGAGGCGTTGGAGTTCGACCCCCTGCTGCGGCAGCTACGCAAGGAGGAGCCGGTAATCCGGATCAGCATGCCCCACGGCCGGGGCTGGGCCTGGCTGGTGACCCGCTACGACGACGTCCGCACGGTCGTGACGGACCACCGCTTCAGCCGCGCGGCGGGCATCGGCCGGGACCTGCCGCGGATGACGCCCGAGCCGATCGCCCAGGCCGAGGCGGTCAACCTGATGGATCCGCCCGGGCACACCCGGCTGCGGCGCCTGGTCGCGCAGGGGTTCACCGCGCCGCAGACCGAGCGCATGACCCCGAAGATCCGCGCGGTCGTGGCCCGGCTCCTCGACGACATCCGCGCGGCGGGACCTCCGGCCGACTTCGCCCGGCTGTTCGCCGCGCGCCTGCCGCTCACCACGATCTGCGAGATCATGGCCATCCCCGAGGCCGACCAGCAGCGCATCCGGGAGCTGGTGGTCACGCTCATGTCCACCGACGCCGGGCCCGGGCCGACCCGCGAGGCCAAGGCCGCCCTGCGCGCCTACTTCCTGGAGCTCTCGGCACAGCGTCGCGCCCGGCCCGGCGACGACCTGATCAGCACTCTGGCCCTGGCCCGGGACGGAGCCGAGCTGCTGGGTGTCACCGAGCTCGCGGTGATGTCGATGGTCCTCACGATCAGTGGGCACGACACGAGCACCTACCAGCTCAGCAACATCGTCTACACGCTGCTCACCCACCCGGAGCAGCTCGCGTTGCTGCGCGCGCGTCCCAGCCTGCTGGAACCCGCGATCGAGGAGCTGCTGCGCTTCATCCCATTCCGCCACGGCGTCGGCATCGCCCGCATCGCCACCGAGGACCTGGAGCTCGGCGGCGTGACGATCCGCGCCGGTGACGCCGTCCACGTCTCCTACCTGGCGGCCAACCGCGACCCGGACGTGTTCCAGAACCCAGAGGCGCTCGACTTCCAGCGCCACCGGCCGGCGACCCACATGACCTTCGGTCACGGCACCCACTACTGCGCCGGTGCCAGCCTCGCCCGCGCCGAGCTGCGCATCTCCCTCGAGGCCCTGCTCGCCGGCTTCCCGGGACTGCGCCTGGCGGTGCCCCCCGAGGAAGTCCCCTGGCACACCGGCTCCATCTGGCGCTACCCCGAACGCCTTCCCATCGCCTGGTAG
- a CDS encoding 2-oxoglutarate and iron-dependent oxygenase domain-containing protein encodes MTTTPDFPLLDIGRWRDGTGDQRYRFACELDVGLRQSGFLLVGGHGISPQLRADIRASAGRFFRLPRAAKARYTTQVGGRGWIPVGGEANAYYGEVADTSRADLKESLTFGRTFATGDPELDDHWFAPNVWPGECPELKAMCERFTAEVRALYDDLLRVCAVAFGLPEPWFADRVQAGPHSLNINRYLPRAETGAPRDHQYRVAPHTDWGVLTVLDRQPGYGGLQVQTRDGHWMDAPYEPDALTVNVGDLLARWTGDRWRSTRHRVLPPPAEAPDEELISLIVFLESDLDAVVEPLVAGTAYPPVMARNYLLERASAATVS; translated from the coding sequence ATGACGACGACACCCGATTTTCCGCTGCTCGACATCGGCCGGTGGCGGGATGGCACCGGTGACCAGCGTTACCGGTTCGCCTGCGAGCTGGACGTGGGGCTGCGCCAGTCGGGGTTCCTGCTGGTCGGTGGGCACGGGATCAGCCCCCAGCTGCGGGCGGACATCCGGGCGAGCGCCGGGCGCTTCTTCCGGCTGCCGCGTGCGGCCAAGGCCCGCTACACGACACAGGTCGGCGGCCGGGGCTGGATTCCGGTCGGCGGCGAGGCCAACGCGTACTACGGCGAGGTCGCCGACACCTCCCGGGCGGACCTCAAGGAGTCGCTGACCTTCGGCCGGACCTTCGCGACCGGCGACCCCGAGCTGGACGACCACTGGTTCGCGCCGAACGTCTGGCCGGGCGAATGCCCGGAGCTCAAGGCGATGTGCGAGCGGTTCACGGCCGAGGTCCGCGCCCTGTACGACGACCTGCTGCGGGTCTGCGCCGTCGCCTTCGGCCTGCCCGAACCCTGGTTCGCCGACCGGGTCCAGGCCGGCCCGCACAGCCTCAACATCAACCGGTACCTCCCGCGCGCCGAGACCGGGGCACCGCGCGACCACCAGTACCGGGTGGCCCCGCACACTGACTGGGGGGTCCTCACAGTGCTCGACCGGCAGCCGGGCTACGGCGGCCTGCAGGTCCAGACCCGCGACGGCCACTGGATGGACGCCCCCTACGAGCCGGATGCCCTCACGGTCAACGTCGGCGACCTGCTGGCCCGCTGGACCGGTGACCGGTGGCGCTCGACCCGCCATCGCGTCCTGCCGCCACCGGCGGAGGCTCCCGACGAGGAGCTGATCTCTCTCATCGTCTTCCTGGAGTCCGACCTGGACGCGGTGGTCGAGCCGCTCGTCGCCGGCACCGCCTACCCGCCGGTCATGGCCCGCAACTACCTGCTGGAACGGGCCAGCGCGGCGACCGTCTCCTGA
- a CDS encoding ferredoxin, protein MRAIVDGARCTGHARCKASAPEVFALDNLGCALPGEHAVAAGAEAAARRGASACPEGAITLE, encoded by the coding sequence ATGAGAGCGATCGTCGACGGCGCGAGGTGCACCGGCCATGCGCGCTGCAAAGCCAGCGCCCCCGAGGTGTTCGCGCTCGACAACCTGGGCTGCGCCCTGCCCGGCGAGCACGCGGTCGCCGCGGGCGCCGAGGCGGCGGCCCGCAGAGGGGCGTCGGCCTGCCCGGAAGGGGCCATCACGCTCGAGTGA
- a CDS encoding P1 family peptidase, with amino-acid sequence MTGGGPAIVGAASLVGSLTAVRGISVGHARRVTEGWRTGVTVILAPRGGAVGGVDVAGGAPGTRETDLLDPRNMVERVHAIVLAGGSAFGLAAADGVMRRLAAAGVGFPVGAAGVVPIVPAAVIFDLGRGGALPPASATPGPDLGALAYDNASTGPVARGSVGAGTGASSCGLAGGVGGAATVLGDGTTVAALAVVNSAGSAVDPRTGRLYGDLESVFPDPDPDLLAAWLASERRPSLFPTGLGAGHGTVALTSATSAMNTTIGVVATDAVLTKAQCARLAASGQDGMARAIRPVHTMADGDTVFALATGARPAGNLNALLTAAADVFAHAVADAVFQATGFAGLPGYRELVLGPGRLAGNPG; translated from the coding sequence GTGACGGGCGGCGGTCCGGCGATCGTCGGCGCGGCCAGTCTGGTCGGGTCGCTGACAGCCGTCCGTGGCATCTCCGTCGGGCATGCGCGCCGGGTTACCGAGGGCTGGCGGACCGGGGTCACCGTGATACTGGCGCCGCGAGGGGGTGCCGTCGGCGGTGTGGACGTCGCCGGTGGAGCGCCAGGCACCCGGGAGACGGACCTGCTCGACCCGCGCAACATGGTCGAACGGGTCCACGCGATCGTGCTGGCCGGTGGAAGCGCTTTCGGCCTGGCCGCCGCCGACGGGGTGATGCGCCGCCTCGCCGCGGCGGGCGTCGGTTTCCCGGTCGGGGCCGCCGGGGTCGTCCCCATCGTGCCGGCCGCGGTGATCTTCGACCTTGGCCGCGGTGGCGCGTTGCCGCCCGCCAGCGCGACACCCGGGCCCGACCTCGGTGCGCTCGCCTACGACAACGCCTCCACCGGGCCGGTGGCGCGTGGCTCCGTCGGTGCCGGTACCGGCGCCAGCAGCTGCGGCCTCGCCGGCGGCGTCGGCGGCGCGGCGACGGTGCTTGGCGACGGGACGACCGTCGCGGCACTGGCCGTGGTCAACTCGGCCGGTTCCGCGGTCGATCCGCGCACCGGCCGGCTCTACGGTGATCTTGAATCCGTGTTCCCCGACCCCGACCCGGATCTGCTCGCCGCCTGGCTGGCCTCGGAGCGACGCCCCAGCCTGTTCCCGACCGGTCTCGGCGCCGGCCACGGCACGGTCGCTCTCACGTCGGCCACGTCGGCGATGAACACGACGATCGGAGTCGTCGCGACCGACGCGGTGCTGACGAAGGCACAGTGCGCCCGGCTCGCCGCCAGCGGCCAGGACGGCATGGCGCGCGCGATCCGCCCCGTACACACCATGGCCGACGGCGACACCGTCTTCGCCCTGGCGACCGGGGCCCGGCCGGCCGGCAACCTGAACGCTCTGCTTACCGCGGCGGCGGACGTCTTCGCGCACGCCGTCGCCGACGCGGTCTTCCAGGCGACCGGCTTCGCCGGCCTGCCCGGCTACCGCGAACTGGTGCTCGGGCCCGGCCGGCTGGCCGGCAACCCCGGCTAG
- a CDS encoding SDR family NAD(P)-dependent oxidoreductase: protein MQDFAGKVAVVTGAGQGIGRALVERFCAEGMKAVVADVVPDLVERTTAELREAGCGVTGVVTDVTSLESVEALRDATLATYGAVHVLCNNAGIGSGPEGQLWEHHVNDWRWSFDVNVLGVVNGIRAFAQTMIAQDVEGHIVNTTSGNGGFTPLINSAVYAATKSAVTTVTECLWGQLRQSGAKVSASLLYPSTVTPGLLNTGIWRPGANRPDRYDRPGAPPKEGRDSLGAFQQRMDAAGLPVVFAPLSEVADLCLAGIRADTFWITVPSDAQSAKILARARSQVDRSDPDYLLEANLMAARPAARP, encoded by the coding sequence GTGCAGGACTTCGCCGGCAAGGTCGCCGTGGTCACCGGTGCGGGCCAGGGCATCGGCCGGGCCCTCGTCGAGCGGTTCTGTGCCGAGGGGATGAAGGCCGTCGTCGCCGACGTCGTGCCCGACCTCGTCGAGCGCACGACGGCCGAGCTGCGCGAGGCGGGCTGCGGGGTCACCGGTGTGGTGACCGACGTGACCTCGCTCGAGTCGGTCGAGGCGCTGCGGGACGCGACGCTGGCCACCTACGGCGCCGTGCACGTCCTGTGCAACAACGCGGGCATCGGGTCGGGGCCGGAGGGCCAGCTCTGGGAGCACCACGTCAACGACTGGCGCTGGTCGTTCGACGTCAACGTGCTCGGGGTCGTCAACGGCATCCGCGCGTTCGCCCAGACCATGATCGCCCAGGACGTCGAGGGCCACATCGTCAACACGACCTCGGGGAACGGCGGCTTCACCCCATTGATCAACAGCGCGGTCTACGCGGCGACGAAGTCGGCCGTGACCACCGTGACCGAGTGCCTGTGGGGCCAGTTGCGGCAGTCGGGCGCGAAGGTCTCGGCTTCGCTGCTCTACCCCTCCACGGTGACGCCTGGGCTGCTCAACACCGGGATCTGGCGGCCGGGCGCGAACCGGCCCGACCGCTACGACCGCCCGGGCGCACCGCCGAAGGAAGGCCGAGACTCCCTCGGCGCCTTCCAGCAGCGGATGGACGCCGCCGGCCTGCCGGTGGTCTTCGCGCCGCTGTCCGAGGTCGCCGACCTGTGCCTGGCGGGCATCCGGGCCGACACGTTCTGGATCACGGTCCCGAGCGACGCGCAGAGCGCCAAGATCCTCGCCCGGGCCCGATCCCAGGTCGACCGGTCCGATCCCGACTACCTGCTCGAGGCCAACCTGATGGCCGCCCGCCCCGCCGCCAGGCCGTGA
- a CDS encoding DUF1918 domain-containing protein, with product MTIPYQVPVTVSPATTLADAARLMDRAGAGALLVLDGERLVGIVTDRDVVLRAVARGLPRDARVDAVMTSGVVTLPVTAERAEVVRAFRTHSVRRLPLMAGAEVVGLITLDDLLAEAVPEDLRGIGAMVTHEAHHPRHEAGLPVPASTADRKARTARTEPGPGQARIGDQIVIHRHTQDQPDRDGEVVEVSGPFGNPPFRVRWSDDARVTFFYPGPDAEIRHLARVGRHT from the coding sequence ATGACGATTCCCTACCAGGTGCCGGTCACGGTCTCGCCGGCCACGACGTTGGCGGATGCCGCCCGCCTGATGGACCGGGCGGGAGCGGGCGCGCTGCTCGTCCTGGACGGGGAGCGGCTCGTCGGCATCGTGACCGACCGCGACGTCGTGCTGCGGGCCGTCGCGCGTGGGCTGCCGCGGGACGCCCGAGTCGACGCGGTGATGACGAGCGGCGTTGTCACCCTGCCGGTGACGGCCGAACGGGCGGAGGTGGTTCGGGCCTTTCGGACTCACTCGGTGCGCCGGCTGCCGCTCATGGCCGGTGCGGAGGTGGTAGGCCTGATCACGCTCGACGACCTGCTCGCCGAGGCTGTCCCGGAGGATCTGCGCGGCATCGGCGCGATGGTCACGCATGAGGCCCACCACCCGCGCCACGAGGCCGGCCTCCCGGTTCCGGCGTCGACGGCCGACCGGAAGGCCAGGACCGCCCGGACGGAGCCCGGGCCGGGCCAGGCGCGGATCGGCGACCAGATCGTCATCCACCGCCACACCCAGGACCAGCCGGACCGGGACGGCGAGGTCGTCGAGGTCAGTGGCCCGTTCGGCAACCCCCCGTTCCGGGTCCGCTGGTCGGACGACGCACGGGTCACGTTCTTCTACCCCGGCCCGGACGCCGAGATCCGCCACCTCGCGCGGGTGGGCCGCCACACCTGA
- a CDS encoding SsgA family sporulation/cell division regulator: MTRAEAIINVPFDARLLDDGGKFPAELAYRSTDPFAVVIRFDVGNGAWVEWVFARELLEDGLRRPAGIADVRVAPITHAGETVVELSLSSPGGHARIGLPRWAVRAFLRRAAAAVPCGGESRHINWDQELAPLTEGGPLTGDGPSISG, encoded by the coding sequence GTGACCCGCGCCGAAGCAATCATCAACGTCCCGTTCGACGCCCGGCTGCTGGACGACGGCGGGAAATTCCCCGCCGAACTGGCCTACCGGTCGACGGATCCGTTCGCGGTCGTCATCCGGTTCGATGTCGGTAACGGCGCCTGGGTCGAATGGGTTTTCGCCCGGGAGTTGCTGGAGGACGGCCTGCGCCGGCCCGCCGGGATCGCAGACGTCCGGGTCGCGCCGATCACGCACGCCGGCGAGACCGTCGTCGAGCTGTCGCTCTCGAGCCCCGGGGGGCACGCGCGGATCGGGCTGCCGCGCTGGGCCGTGCGCGCCTTCCTGCGCCGGGCCGCCGCCGCGGTGCCCTGCGGCGGCGAGTCCCGCCACATCAACTGGGACCAGGAGCTGGCGCCGCTCACCGAGGGCGGCCCGCTCACCGGCGACGGCCCGAGCATCTCCGGCTGA
- a CDS encoding type III polyketide synthase translates to MPILCRPAVLVPENTIGMEETLELARRMHADHPQLDLVLRLISNTGVDKRHLVRPLAETLRHPGFEARNAVYAQEAMARIPGVVRPALAAAGDLGPEDIDAIIFVSCTGFLMPSLTAWMINNLGFRNDTRQIPIAQLGCAAGGAAINRAADFCNAYPGANVLIVACEFCSLLYQPSDHDVGSLLANGLFGDAVAAAVVRGRGGYGVQLERNCSYLVPDTEDWISYAVKETGFHFRLDKRVPKTMAMLAPALCALAESHGWDAGTLDFYIIHAGGPRILDDLRDILGLDPAFFRYSRATLTEHGNIASAVVLDALRRMFEDNVLEHGATGVIAGFGPGITAESCVGTWSAPISQASDLRTRLTARESAA, encoded by the coding sequence ATGCCAATCCTCTGCCGCCCTGCCGTCCTGGTCCCGGAAAATACGATCGGAATGGAGGAGACCCTCGAGCTGGCCCGCCGAATGCACGCGGACCACCCTCAGCTCGATCTCGTTCTCCGGCTCATCTCGAACACCGGGGTGGACAAGCGCCACCTGGTCCGCCCGCTTGCCGAGACTCTGCGCCACCCCGGTTTCGAGGCACGTAACGCGGTCTACGCCCAAGAGGCGATGGCGCGGATACCAGGAGTGGTGCGCCCCGCTCTCGCGGCGGCCGGGGACCTCGGGCCCGAGGACATCGACGCCATCATCTTCGTCTCCTGCACAGGCTTCCTGATGCCCTCACTGACGGCCTGGATGATCAACAACCTCGGGTTCCGGAACGATACCCGGCAGATCCCGATCGCGCAGCTCGGCTGTGCAGCGGGTGGCGCGGCCATCAACCGGGCGGCCGACTTCTGCAACGCCTACCCGGGCGCGAACGTCCTCATCGTCGCCTGCGAGTTCTGTTCACTGCTCTACCAGCCGTCGGACCACGACGTCGGCTCGCTCCTGGCCAATGGCCTGTTCGGTGACGCCGTCGCCGCCGCGGTGGTCCGCGGGCGCGGGGGCTACGGCGTGCAGCTCGAACGCAACTGCTCCTACCTCGTGCCGGACACGGAGGACTGGATTTCCTACGCGGTGAAGGAAACGGGCTTCCATTTCCGGCTCGACAAGCGGGTGCCGAAGACGATGGCGATGCTCGCCCCGGCACTGTGCGCTCTCGCGGAAAGCCACGGCTGGGACGCGGGCACGCTCGACTTCTACATCATCCATGCCGGCGGCCCTCGCATTCTGGACGACCTGCGCGACATTCTCGGCCTGGACCCGGCCTTCTTCCGCTACAGCCGGGCGACCCTGACCGAGCACGGCAACATAGCGAGCGCTGTCGTGCTCGACGCCCTGCGCCGCATGTTCGAGGACAACGTGCTCGAACATGGCGCGACCGGCGTGATCGCCGGTTTCGGCCCCGGCATCACGGCCGAAAGCTGCGTCGGGACCTGGTCCGCGCCGATCAGCCAGGCCTCCGACCTGCGCACTCGTCTCACCGCCCGCGAGAGCGCCGCGTGA
- a CDS encoding class I SAM-dependent methyltransferase, whose translation MRASDWDARYAGNELVWGLPPNRFVAAELAELPAGRALDLACGEGRNAIWLASRGWQATGLDFSAAAIERAARLAVEAGVAARTRFRVADVIAEAEPETAGRSDLPAVGSFDAVIVAYLQLPPLARRVALRRAAGWLAPGGTLLVIAHDARNLTDGVGGPRDREVLYSPEDTAADLADVPGLVIERSVRVLRPVETPAGEVNAIDTLLRAHRAAASPPTGP comes from the coding sequence ATGCGAGCATCGGACTGGGATGCGCGGTATGCCGGCAACGAGCTGGTGTGGGGGCTCCCGCCGAACCGGTTCGTCGCCGCGGAGCTCGCCGAGCTACCGGCTGGCCGCGCGCTCGACCTGGCCTGCGGCGAGGGACGCAACGCGATCTGGCTGGCGAGCCGGGGCTGGCAGGCTACCGGCCTGGACTTCTCGGCCGCCGCGATCGAACGCGCGGCCCGGCTCGCGGTCGAGGCTGGAGTCGCGGCCCGCACGAGGTTCCGCGTCGCCGATGTCATCGCCGAGGCGGAGCCGGAAACAGCCGGCAGGTCCGACCTTCCGGCGGTCGGCAGCTTCGATGCCGTGATCGTCGCCTACCTGCAGCTTCCCCCGCTCGCCCGCCGGGTCGCCCTGCGCCGCGCCGCCGGCTGGCTCGCGCCCGGCGGCACCCTGCTCGTCATCGCCCACGACGCACGCAACCTGACCGACGGCGTCGGCGGCCCACGGGACCGCGAGGTCCTCTACTCACCGGAGGACACCGCGGCCGACCTCGCCGACGTGCCGGGACTCGTGATCGAGCGATCGGTCCGTGTCCTGCGCCCGGTGGAGACCCCCGCGGGCGAGGTCAACGCCATCGACACCCTGCTGCGAGCCCACCGCGCCGCGGCGAGCCCACCCACAGGTCCATGA
- a CDS encoding SDR family oxidoreductase, which translates to MTQENLLRRFDGRVALVTGASSGIGRAVAVRLAGEGASVLACDVDAAGLETLGKELPDDAGRIVGRVTDVRDRAACFAAIEDAVAEFGRLDVLGNVAGILRTGHVTDVSEDEYRLMFAINTDAYFFFAQAAIPHLLATRGNIVNIASNSGLMGGAYTVLYCMTKGAVVQLTRALAMEFLKKKIRINAIAPGGTETALVAGTAFPDDVDYDLIGRYMVPRRMAKPDDIAKLFAFVASDDGRNIHGAILSSDGGVTAG; encoded by the coding sequence ATGACACAGGAGAACCTGCTGCGTCGGTTCGATGGCCGCGTCGCGCTCGTCACCGGAGCCTCGTCCGGCATCGGGAGGGCCGTCGCAGTGCGGCTGGCGGGCGAGGGCGCCTCGGTCCTGGCCTGCGACGTCGACGCCGCGGGGCTGGAGACGCTCGGCAAGGAGCTGCCCGACGACGCCGGCAGGATCGTCGGGCGGGTCACCGACGTGCGGGACCGGGCCGCCTGCTTCGCCGCCATCGAGGACGCCGTGGCCGAGTTCGGCCGGCTCGACGTGCTCGGCAACGTCGCCGGCATCCTGCGGACCGGCCACGTGACGGACGTGTCCGAGGACGAGTACCGGCTCATGTTCGCGATCAACACCGACGCGTACTTCTTCTTCGCCCAGGCCGCGATACCGCACCTGCTGGCGACCAGGGGCAACATCGTGAACATCGCGTCGAACTCCGGCCTCATGGGCGGCGCCTACACCGTCCTGTACTGCATGACCAAGGGCGCGGTCGTCCAGCTGACCCGCGCGCTGGCGATGGAGTTCCTCAAGAAGAAGATCCGTATCAACGCCATCGCCCCCGGCGGGACCGAGACCGCCCTGGTGGCCGGGACGGCATTCCCCGACGACGTCGACTACGACCTCATCGGCCGCTACATGGTCCCCAGGCGGATGGCCAAGCCGGACGACATCGCCAAGCTCTTCGCCTTCGTCGCCAGCGACGACGGCCGCAACATCCACGGCGCCATCCTGTCCTCGGACGGTGGCGTCACCGCCGGGTGA
- a CDS encoding regulator, whose protein sequence is MSSKAEAGPGEREAEEPVRRTRGDSAGDAEPLPRRVAKPVPPARHPVTYLDDPDLLTWVADRLRALDERRLAGLGRLN, encoded by the coding sequence GTGTCATCCAAGGCCGAGGCAGGCCCGGGCGAACGTGAGGCGGAGGAGCCGGTGCGCCGGACCAGGGGCGATAGTGCGGGAGACGCGGAGCCGCTGCCACGGCGGGTGGCGAAGCCGGTCCCGCCGGCCCGTCATCCGGTGACCTACCTGGACGACCCGGACCTGCTGACCTGGGTCGCCGACCGGCTGCGCGCGCTCGACGAGCGCCGGCTCGCCGGCCTCGGCCGCCTCAACTAA
- a CDS encoding cytochrome P450 — MADPAVVPHAVEELLRAYPIVNIMRDAAEDTEINGCPVFRGDTLMISLPAAGRDGSTYPRAAEVDLDQDRTTHLTFGAGPHRCLGSHLARPELRVAYEEWHRLIPEYELDPEFSPVEASGQMFTLNTLRLRWSR, encoded by the coding sequence GTGGCGGATCCGGCGGTCGTGCCGCACGCCGTCGAGGAGCTGTTGCGGGCGTACCCGATCGTCAACATCATGCGGGACGCGGCCGAGGACACCGAGATCAACGGCTGTCCGGTCTTCCGGGGGGACACGCTGATGATCTCGCTGCCCGCCGCGGGCCGCGACGGTTCGACCTACCCGCGGGCCGCCGAGGTCGACCTCGACCAGGACCGGACCACTCACCTGACCTTCGGCGCCGGGCCGCACCGCTGTCTCGGCTCCCACCTGGCCCGTCCCGAGCTCCGCGTCGCCTACGAGGAATGGCACCGGCTCATCCCGGAGTACGAGCTTGACCCGGAGTTCAGCCCGGTCGAGGCGTCCGGCCAGATGTTCACGCTGAACACGCTGCGGCTGCGCTGGTCGCGGTGA
- a CDS encoding YetF domain-containing protein, whose product MLSDLFTMGIPVMEKVIRTVAVYVAMTVLIRAFGKREMAQLNTHDLVVMLLVSNVVQNAIIGNDNSLTGGVIGALTLFVVNGLAVRLLRDNARAERLFEGTPTVLIADGRFDDRALRREGLRRGDVERALRVQGADDVTEVESATIAPGGAIVVELRAADQSASRGDLADLRGHVDARLDEISRALARLTPS is encoded by the coding sequence GTGCTCTCGGATCTGTTCACGATGGGCATTCCCGTCATGGAAAAGGTGATCAGGACGGTCGCCGTGTACGTGGCGATGACGGTGCTCATCCGGGCGTTCGGAAAACGCGAGATGGCGCAGCTGAACACCCATGACCTGGTCGTCATGCTGCTGGTCTCGAACGTCGTCCAGAACGCCATCATCGGCAACGACAACAGCCTGACGGGCGGGGTCATCGGCGCGTTGACGCTGTTCGTCGTCAACGGGCTGGCGGTCCGGCTGCTGCGGGACAACGCCCGCGCCGAGCGGCTGTTCGAGGGGACCCCGACGGTCCTGATCGCCGACGGCCGGTTCGACGACCGGGCGCTGCGCCGCGAGGGGCTGCGCCGCGGGGACGTGGAGCGGGCGTTGCGGGTCCAGGGCGCCGACGACGTCACGGAGGTCGAGTCCGCGACGATCGCCCCGGGCGGCGCGATCGTCGTCGAGCTGCGCGCCGCCGACCAGAGCGCCTCCCGCGGTGACCTCGCCGACCTGCGCGGCCATGTCGACGCCCGTCTCGACGAGATCAGCCGGGCGCTCGCCCGCCTCACCCCGTCGTAG
- a CDS encoding polysaccharide deacetylase family protein: MAGDPTAGDPTAGDPAIDGQDTAPDVRRAQVSRRRLLAGASAAIATAGLAAACSSDSPAAAPAPATAAPAPTSARPTPTAEPALTFAPVTAQAVTNGPRDRNQLALTFHIGPHEAGQDVSLAHQLLDTATQLGVPITVFAVGQWLDAHADLVPAILGPGNELDNHTFTHPTLARLPAAQVAQEIVGCRDVLSRLAPAQGRYFRPSGTSTATPLIVEQAGAAGYPTVVDFDVDPLDYTSPGADAVVSRVRSGARPGSIVSMHFGYPGTVAAFPRVVANLRAAGLTPVTVHTLLA, translated from the coding sequence GTGGCTGGTGACCCGACGGCTGGTGACCCGACGGCTGGTGACCCGGCGATCGACGGCCAGGACACCGCGCCGGATGTCCGGCGGGCCCAGGTCTCGCGCCGCCGGCTGCTGGCCGGGGCCAGCGCGGCGATCGCCACCGCCGGGCTCGCGGCGGCCTGTTCGAGCGACAGCCCAGCCGCCGCACCGGCTCCCGCCACCGCGGCGCCGGCGCCCACGAGCGCGCGCCCGACGCCGACGGCCGAGCCGGCGCTTACCTTCGCCCCGGTCACCGCGCAGGCGGTGACGAACGGCCCGCGTGACCGCAACCAGTTGGCGCTGACCTTCCACATCGGGCCGCATGAGGCCGGGCAGGACGTGTCACTCGCGCACCAGCTGCTCGACACCGCCACGCAGCTCGGCGTACCGATCACGGTCTTCGCCGTCGGCCAGTGGCTCGACGCGCACGCCGACCTCGTCCCGGCGATCCTCGGGCCCGGCAACGAGCTGGACAACCACACCTTCACCCACCCGACGCTGGCCCGGCTGCCCGCGGCCCAGGTGGCGCAGGAGATCGTCGGCTGCCGGGACGTGCTGTCCCGGCTGGCCCCGGCCCAGGGCCGCTACTTCCGCCCGTCGGGCACCAGCACCGCGACCCCGCTGATCGTCGAGCAGGCCGGAGCCGCCGGCTACCCGACGGTCGTCGACTTCGACGTCGACCCGCTGGACTACACCTCGCCCGGCGCGGACGCGGTCGTCTCCCGGGTCCGGTCGGGCGCCCGGCCCGGTTCGATCGTCAGCATGCACTTCGGCTACCCGGGCACGGTGGCCGCGTTCCCCCGGGTCGTGGCCAACCTGCGCGCCGCCGGCCTGACGCCGGTGACGGTCCACACCCTGCTCGCCTAG